From Cryptococcus neoformans var. grubii H99 chromosome 6, complete sequence:
GGTCGTCACTGTCGTCATCAGCTCGGCGCTTGTTTGTCGACTGGGACCGTTCCTGGATGATATGCAAAGCGTCTGCCTCGATTTCTTCAAGACTTGGGAACTATTCCAAGGTCAGTAGCTATATTTTGCCAGTCACCAGACACAATAGGGTCctcaccttttcctccaGAAAACTACCCAGCATCTCCACCCATCGTCTAAATTCCTCCATATATTCGCGTTTCCCTTCCACCTTTTCCACTTCTATTCGTAgttccttctcttgcttctccaAATCAGCTAATTCCTGCACAACCACATCAAGATTGTGGTCGTTGTGAGACTTTGTTATTTCAAAATCGGAAAGAGCTTTGGTAAGGCGAGATTGGGCAGATAATACAGTTGGAAGTGGCCGCATAAGAGGTACTAAAGATAACATTAGTACAAGGATGACAATCTTAGGGATTATGCGCACTAGGTGCCGGGGTATAACCTTTCTTGACGACTTTCTCGGGTTCCTTTTCTGTCCATAACCCTGAGCGCTGCGCCTGTGCTCTCTCCCACTCTAGAGtttcttcgtcatcttcatcttcggcCTCCCTGTCGAGATGTCAACTCTTCCAGTTCCAAATAAATATCGAAGCTCTCACCTGTCAGCTATAAGTTCACCAATCTCGCCCCGTAATCTTCTAGCGGCCGCCTTATTGGCATTCTTCCCTAGGAATAATTTATCCTTGGATCCAGTGTAGTCAGCTAAATCTAAAGTAAGATGTCAGTGCGACGAGCCATGGCTAGAGACCCCAGAGCAAACTTACCTTCGTcgccttcaccttcttcgtcctcttctctcatcaATCTACTCTCAGGATGAGGCCCTTGTTGGGCATCGTAGATCGCAATTTTTCCACCGCCCGATCCCAAAGAGATATAGTCTTCTCCGTTCTCGGCGGACGCAGTTGCTGCCCCATTGCCTCCCATGCCCGCCTGacgcttcatcttcgccgCTGCGATGGTTGTAGCATCAGGGATTCCTGCCGTCGTGTCCTGCGCAAAACTTGAAGCATACTTTTCCCTCGCCAATCGACTGAGACCTGATGAGTCaacgtcatcatcatcttcgatAGTATCTGTCACATCACGAGGAGCGCGGGTTGGTGTCGCGGCCTTTAGCTCGGAGAGATATTCCCGAGAGTACACTCCAGAGTTTTTGGTAGCACTCGGCGTTCCAGTCACCTGGGATGTACTAGGAGTAAGAGGAAGCTTTAATTGCTGTGATAAAAGTGATTTCCTCGGCTTGAAGGCTaccccttcatcctcatctgccGCTCCGCCGAAACTCAACGTGCTAGCCTTTTTTGACAATCTATCTTtcgtcttttccttctttaaccctttcttcctcccaagAATACTACCACTACCTTCACCTTCATTTGAATCTATTTCAATAGACTCGTCTGAATTTTGAGCATTATTGGCGGCGATGGAAGACTTGGCGAGAGGCGATGAGGTAGATACAGGGTCGGGGATATCGGAATCACGAGCGCGGAGGGAAGGGCGAGGCCTGGCCCTTTTGACGAACATATTTGAGCGGTGTTCTCAAGGTAAATGTATGCTGGAAAATGCTCCAGTAAATAGAAGGACAAGAATGAATGTACAAATATAGTAACTGTTCAAGAAATTCAAGCAGCACGACGGAACGAAGGAACGCTAGTGATGAGGAACAGACACAAGGAGTTGTGAAATTACGTAAACGATTTGCCAAATAAGTTAATATAAATGTTATCAAAAAGCATTAGATCACGTTCGGGGGTGTGGTCAAGGGGTATGACAAGCGATCCGCATTTAGGACGCTTTTCGCTTAGCCTGGGTTCGAGTCCCAGCTCCTCCATTTTGATGCTGTATTTTTTGGGCAATATGTTATTTACTCATGGACTTCGCGAGATGCTCTGCAATATTTCATTTCATGTTATAAACGTGAAATATTTTTACTATGCTATGCTATGTTATGGCCACAATCTCTGTTTAGCCCTTTACAAGAGCGCCGCCAAGGCCTTGCGCGTATTCTCCGCCTCTCCCTTGATGAGATCAACTAAAGCTTCAAACTTTGGATGATCGGCGTCCCCTATTTCAGGTCAATTACTAACTTCAGCCATACTCTTGCAACTCACCGAGAAGCTCAAACAATACCGATTCACTGGTGGTGATAACTgccccatctctctccatccttctcaaggCAATCGGGATTTCTTGCTTATTCCCGGAAGAAATGCAATCGGCAGGGATGAAGACGGTAGGCTTTGATTCTAGGCGCAGAAGATCTAAAGCAGTCTGAAGTATACACACGTGAGCCTATTATAGTTTGTTGGTGATGGAGTTAGCAGGCGATTCTCTTCATGTCTATGACTGGGACACAGACCTCTATACCGGTGACAATGAAAGTATCATATTTCTGAAAGTCGACACCCCTTCTAGTGCCTTTTGTCTGCATTGAAAGCTAATGAAAATTCAATCGTCTGTCTCGAAATGCCTAGCATTGTATAACACCCAAATGCTCACTCTGTTTTTCTTGTATATGCCCAAATTATTGTGTTCCAGCTGTTGTAGGTGTTGGcccacttcttcaattgTTCCAAGCGCTTTAGGGTCATCTGGTTAATGAGCACATTTGCTTCTACTCTCACACAGACTTCTCTTATTTACCTTTCGAGTTTTGCTCTGTAGTGAGTGTCGCAATCTCTAAGATCTTAGCCCTTTTGTCAGTGTCCCATTCCTGCATTATAAAGGAATATCTTCTGTATGGATAGACAATCTGCGGCTTACTTTGGCGGCCCTCACCATCTTGCTGATCATAGAGCTCATGGCATCAAACTCCCAAATGTCTTGCCCTATAGCAGCCCAAAAGAATGCGTCAGCCTCTCTTCAGATTTCTTAAAGACGAATGGCTGACGCTTGCGCTCTTGGAGGTCACAAACGAGCAAGAGAGTGTGTGGTGCAGCACTCatgatggaggatgatgggCGTGTTGTGTTTGGAGGTTGCGTTGATCGAAGTACGATGTACAGATTATAGTATAGAAAATGCGAAACCGAACATTTGATGATAAAGTATCACTACTGCTGACTTGAAGTGGCAGTCGTTAGCCTTTTATACCACCGTCACCATTTGTAGCACGCACCAGCTATCAGCTACGAATTCGGTGGTGCTGAAGAGCCTTCTTTCAGCCGATCTGGAGTATTAGTTGTACCACAGTACTGGAATTCAAGACAATAAAAATCCTTTTTAGGGTTCGTTGGCATCTGCTGGCTCACATGCCCCAAAAGATGTCATCATAGATTAATGCAAAAAAGCCGCCAAGCAAGTATTACGAGTATTCGTACTTGTCTGCCGTCGGGAATCGGGCGGAGCCAAAGCTAATGACCGGTCCGGAGGCGTCATTTTCCAGCATCATTACTTCTGTTCCAGTTTTAGGTCCAGCTGGCATCCGTCAAAGCAGAACAAACTCAGTTATATGTATAATCTTCCGCCATAACTTCGCTCTGATTCCCTTATTATTGCAATATCCATATATGAATTGAAACGATATAATCGAACAAATAGTAAAGATGCATTGATTACTCCTTTCTCTAGGTATGTTTCCTTAGAActcgtcctcatccatGACAATCGCATCAGGGTTCGCCACTTCTCCTgtttcttcccctccttcatcaattCCGTTGGCATTAGTCTTATTCAACGTACTCGCGACAAACGCCGGTGCTCCACCCTTTCTTGCGCCATCAGCACCAGCCGTGTTCAATTCATGCTCCATCGCAGCCATAGGATCGGCGGCGTCTTGCGCTTCCTGGGCTGAAACATCAGTAGGTTTTTCAGTACCCTTGGACGCGGCAGCAGCCTGGGCAGCAATGAACGAGGTCTCGGTGTTGAAAGACGCTTGGACAGCTCGTTTGATACGGAGCATTTCTCGGAACGTATCTTCAGATCCAGTGTCGACTGAAGTTGCGAAGTTAACCATAAAAATTACAATGAAAAAAATAGTAATGAAACATACTCTCGAAATCATTCCATTCTTGCCAGAATTCGGGCTCAATTCTGGGGTCACAGAATTGGCTCGCATGCGCGTAAATCGCCCTCGCTCTATCAATCTCACCCaacttcctttccatcctcgcGAATCGTCGGCACATCTCCGCTGTCTGCTTGTCAGGCAAAGATTCGAGGGCTCGCTCATAAATTGGTCGAGTGGCGGGAAGACCAAAGTTGGCAGTAGCCTTGGCGATGTAAATGGTGTACATTTCAAACTTGTCAGAGTCTTGAACAGTTGACGCAGCGCGGTCGTAGATACCCATTGCGCGCTTGGCAAGACCGTGCTCCTCTTCGAGCTTGGCGTACATAAGGTAAAGAGGCTTGCAGAACTTTTCAGGACAGTTTTCGAGGGCTTGTTCAAACAGGTCTCGAGCGCGTTCGAGTTTCTTGCCGCCGTAACGCTTAACA
This genomic window contains:
- a CDS encoding GC-rich sequence DNA-binding factor gives rise to the protein MFVKRARPRPSLRARDSDIPDPVSTSSPLAKSSIAANNAQNSDESIEIDSNEGEGSGSILGRKKGLKKEKTKDRLSKKASTLSFGGAADEDEGVAFKPRKSLLSQQLKLPLTPSTSQVTGTPSATKNSGVYSREYLSELKAATPTRAPRDVTDTIEDDDDVDSSGLSRLAREKYASSFAQDTTAGIPDATTIAAAKMKRQAGMGGNGAATASAENGEDYISLGSGGGKIAIYDAQQGPHPESRLMREEDEEGEGDEDLADYTGSKDKLFLGKNANKAAARRLRGEIGELIADREAEDEDDEETLEWERAQAQRSGLWTEKEPEKVVKKGYTPAPIPLMRPLPTVLSAQSRLTKALSDFEITKSHNDHNLDVVVQELADLEKQEKELRIEVEKVEGKREYMEEFRRWVEMLGSFLEEKFPSLEEIEADALHIIQERSQSTNKRRADDDSDDLALCMGIAAPKEGEQDIDKFGRVRDATRERGASSGVRRGRREQRESRRSKRIARMTNSPTAEDEGYSTDSTLADADAEDYAAAQNRLAHRTHALLDDVKAEDFRDPEKGLAKRFGGWRKRDEEEYVNAFGGLALVQAWEFWARGEMVGWEPLRGSAFLDSFRWFHSLHQYCHPRQPRADDDEDMDEEPPLSPEGDLVASMVSTAVVPLLTKIFEAGAYDPYSAPQTRRAVDLTDVVADLTGKDSRKFVTLLKAILEVFHSHLLELSSAIAAVTASNAIPPPAFNPASRSALIRFIHRRIKLLKNILLWKREAPQEVRGLVMRLIGEILRPVLSRTWDSGGKELAQEVLSVATGSLSPDLVGFLQQGPSSRW